In the genome of Ignavibacteria bacterium, one region contains:
- a CDS encoding LruC domain-containing protein, which translates to MKKYTLFVFLILFVLGINKETLASGIGTKFQIYVPPNAYSSSRYVQIYITATSDSTYITLTDDNADGDNDDSFTGMLRHGETYLRFIKDGTVNDDQGGKEDGDYFVITATKPVIVGQYTKSENSHDFIPSINNTMKGNFFKIFTPVSTNKLDINAFVYQDNTTIYLYDISANTQTSTGIARVNLNNPPQVFSITLNTKQDLINVSSSIGRNKLVNGKSYLLYANKPVTVQIGSLNGATRDGGSFVPGTNGSTLDNFYYFGIPAEKSNEQELRIVSFNNGVNVKVDQLSSGNWVNFGNYNLSQYQNANWISTSQISLFRATVTGGKVTIFEGNDLETGSDGKSDMYNFAPSNKGDQAATYFNVWLPYPGDQRSCRDPFTGANFTALWSHIFVYSAYNTAVTFKDVPTNGGIIDTSFTVDAGRYKDFKVNTTKYASLTSGSRQPYIAITSTQPIVASVTNWYDSWMSYATEVIPNSVTMGSDFNVDSVYSGSNAILTGYAYNDGYTFTTRKLTINIPDGFNYVTSNLNTPSQGNLGQGTVANLGDGEKSVTWQGFNFNLFDSVKFSLTVTANSLYANGSAIQSGTTFQFPSAFNGISGTDTINAQTASGIKVKNSNSYAEITKYIVAFEDLKNSAWNDWEVNDWVSSIIQSVEADSLNRIKRIVFNYEALARGSSFNHTFYQKVNILGNSTVSLTVYDTLGNVKSDLSFSNQARSGAFTTTIFPSTKQALPPATGQFSTNTYSGQNWVVKGYTAKLEIILNNTLNTLSSIVASTFDPYIITEFGNEIHIASIAGLAGNTQNVDNNVVMNTPLYGYFLDLGYKLPYDWRWPLEGPAYPIWVAYPQFEEFIISGQFLNQDWYDYPDTTKVWNKRIVENDDVKYASTFNVQTDMNKSRFEEHSLSSSVFIDTLDKFFGSPKLVDLDNNGTLEALVGCVDSRFYAFNSNGDVMPGFPVPTAGIIRSTAAVDTSYAPGIKAIIFGSDDGKLYGVTQVGKSLPGFPVNTDGAIKSSPAIVDLRNDGNKYIVAYSGNGKLFVFDMQGRTQPGFPRQLQKTFDTFGSLLILPSPATADLFNDGSREIIVSTIDSSLFVISNTGSDLSGFPLKLDNIIYASPVVSKFRDNSNKIIIVSSGGYVYVINRNGSIFQQRKIAESFISSPVVFDINRDGTKDIVVVSTDGTVFSLNAETLETQWEVSTATILSTPVIADVSGDEFPEVIVPTMTGVTFVFESDGAIDSRNTNLIDIFDSWIISGPAIGDVDNNGKLDIVLASFDKTIRTYEFPNSNPESKIHWGSFGYNLGNTRWDESDYIPPDQPDALGQIFNYPNPVTTDRTTIRAELPLNVEEIDLKIFDIGGELVKELSKKDFIRNGIYWDYTWDLQNGKNVPVANGVYLFFIEAKLNGNTYKKNQKMGVAR; encoded by the coding sequence ATGAAGAAATATACCCTTTTTGTTTTTTTAATTTTATTTGTTTTAGGGATTAACAAAGAAACACTCGCCTCAGGTATCGGGACAAAGTTTCAGATATATGTTCCTCCAAATGCATATTCCAGCAGCCGTTATGTTCAAATATATATTACCGCTACAAGTGATTCCACCTACATTACACTAACAGACGATAATGCAGATGGTGACAATGATGATTCATTTACGGGAATGCTCAGACATGGTGAGACTTATCTGCGGTTTATTAAAGACGGCACGGTTAATGATGACCAAGGCGGAAAAGAAGACGGAGATTATTTTGTAATTACAGCAACAAAGCCTGTCATTGTCGGTCAATATACTAAGTCCGAAAATTCTCATGACTTCATTCCTTCCATCAACAACACTATGAAAGGAAATTTCTTTAAAATTTTTACCCCGGTATCTACAAATAAGCTTGACATAAATGCTTTTGTATATCAGGATAATACAACAATATACTTGTATGATATATCGGCAAATACCCAGACTTCTACAGGCATTGCGAGAGTTAATCTAAATAATCCCCCCCAGGTTTTCAGCATAACATTGAATACAAAACAAGATTTAATCAATGTATCCTCTTCCATAGGAAGAAACAAATTAGTAAACGGCAAAAGTTATCTTTTATATGCCAATAAACCGGTAACAGTCCAGATTGGTTCACTTAACGGAGCAACAAGAGACGGCGGAAGTTTTGTACCGGGGACGAACGGTTCAACGCTTGACAATTTTTATTATTTCGGGATACCAGCAGAAAAAAGCAATGAACAGGAACTAAGAATTGTAAGTTTTAATAATGGTGTAAATGTTAAAGTTGATCAATTAAGCAGCGGCAACTGGGTTAATTTCGGAAATTATAATCTTAGCCAATATCAGAATGCAAATTGGATTTCCACAAGTCAGATAAGTCTGTTTAGAGCAACAGTAACCGGAGGTAAGGTTACTATTTTTGAAGGAAATGACCTTGAAACCGGCTCTGATGGGAAGTCGGATATGTATAATTTTGCTCCTTCAAACAAAGGTGACCAGGCAGCAACTTATTTTAATGTATGGCTTCCTTATCCCGGTGACCAGCGCAGCTGCAGAGACCCCTTTACGGGAGCAAATTTTACGGCACTTTGGTCGCATATTTTTGTTTATTCGGCATATAATACAGCAGTAACTTTTAAGGATGTGCCGACTAACGGAGGTATTATAGATACAAGCTTCACAGTTGATGCCGGAAGATATAAGGATTTTAAAGTTAATACAACAAAGTATGCATCTTTGACATCGGGTTCACGCCAACCTTACATTGCGATAACATCGACTCAGCCAATAGTAGCATCGGTTACAAACTGGTATGACAGCTGGATGTCTTATGCAACAGAGGTTATTCCAAATAGTGTAACAATGGGTTCTGATTTTAATGTTGACTCTGTTTATTCCGGTTCAAATGCTATTCTAACGGGGTATGCATATAATGACGGTTATACTTTTACGACAAGAAAACTAACAATAAATATACCCGACGGATTTAATTATGTTACTTCCAATTTAAATACTCCGTCACAGGGAAATTTAGGACAGGGGACTGTTGCCAATTTAGGAGATGGAGAAAAGTCAGTAACCTGGCAAGGATTTAATTTTAATTTATTTGACAGTGTTAAATTCAGTCTTACCGTAACAGCAAACAGCTTATATGCGAACGGTTCTGCGATACAAAGCGGAACTACATTTCAGTTTCCATCAGCTTTCAACGGAATAAGCGGAACCGACACCATAAATGCGCAAACTGCTTCAGGCATTAAGGTTAAAAATAGTAATTCATACGCAGAAATAACAAAATACATTGTTGCATTTGAGGATTTGAAAAACAGCGCATGGAACGATTGGGAAGTTAATGACTGGGTATCATCGATTATTCAATCCGTGGAAGCAGATTCCCTCAATAGGATAAAAAGAATAGTTTTTAATTATGAAGCGCTTGCAAGAGGCTCTTCGTTTAATCATACATTTTACCAGAAGGTAAATATTCTCGGTAACTCAACTGTTTCATTAACAGTTTATGATACGCTTGGAAATGTTAAATCGGATTTAAGCTTTTCAAACCAGGCAAGAAGCGGAGCATTTACAACAACTATTTTTCCTTCAACAAAACAGGCGCTCCCCCCGGCAACAGGGCAATTTTCAACCAATACATACAGCGGACAAAATTGGGTTGTCAAAGGATATACAGCAAAGCTTGAGATTATTTTAAATAATACTTTAAATACTTTATCATCGATTGTAGCCTCAACATTTGACCCTTATATAATAACTGAGTTCGGAAATGAAATTCATATCGCATCCATTGCAGGTCTCGCAGGAAATACACAGAATGTAGATAATAATGTTGTTATGAATACTCCATTATATGGATATTTCCTTGATTTAGGGTACAAACTTCCATATGACTGGAGATGGCCGCTTGAAGGTCCTGCTTATCCGATATGGGTAGCATATCCTCAGTTTGAAGAATTTATCATAAGCGGACAGTTTCTGAATCAGGACTGGTATGATTATCCGGATACCACAAAAGTCTGGAATAAAAGAATTGTTGAAAATGATGATGTAAAATATGCATCAACATTTAATGTGCAGACCGATATGAATAAAAGCCGATTTGAAGAACATTCTTTAAGTTCTTCGGTTTTCATTGATACTCTCGACAAATTTTTCGGCTCACCTAAGTTAGTTGATTTAGATAATAATGGAACTCTTGAAGCTTTGGTAGGTTGTGTTGATTCGCGGTTTTATGCTTTCAATTCAAACGGTGATGTAATGCCGGGATTCCCCGTGCCGACTGCAGGAATTATCCGGTCAACGGCTGCGGTAGACACATCATATGCCCCCGGAATTAAAGCAATTATATTTGGTTCCGATGATGGAAAATTATACGGGGTAACTCAGGTCGGAAAATCTTTACCTGGTTTTCCGGTAAATACTGACGGTGCAATTAAATCTTCTCCGGCAATTGTTGATTTAAGAAATGACGGGAATAAATACATTGTTGCATATTCAGGTAACGGTAAGTTATTTGTGTTTGATATGCAGGGGCGAACTCAACCGGGATTTCCAAGACAGCTTCAGAAAACATTTGATACATTCGGAAGTTTGTTAATTTTGCCATCTCCTGCAACTGCAGATTTATTTAATGACGGTTCAAGAGAAATCATTGTCAGTACTATTGACAGTTCATTATTTGTTATTTCAAACACAGGCAGTGATTTATCGGGGTTTCCTTTAAAACTTGATAATATCATTTATGCTTCACCCGTTGTATCGAAGTTTAGGGATAATTCAAATAAAATTATAATTGTAAGCAGCGGCGGATATGTTTATGTTATTAACAGAAATGGAAGTATTTTCCAGCAAAGAAAAATTGCAGAATCTTTTATTTCTTCTCCGGTAGTTTTTGACATAAACAGAGACGGAACAAAAGACATAGTTGTAGTATCGACAGACGGAACTGTATTTTCATTAAATGCTGAAACTCTCGAAACTCAATGGGAGGTTTCAACAGCGACAATATTATCAACTCCGGTTATTGCTGATGTTTCGGGCGATGAGTTTCCGGAAGTTATAGTTCCGACAATGACAGGTGTGACATTTGTTTTTGAAAGCGACGGCGCTATAGACTCAAGGAATACTAATTTAATAGATATTTTTGATTCATGGATAATCTCGGGACCTGCAATCGGTGATGTTGATAATAACGGAAAGCTTGACATAGTTCTTGCTTCATTTGATAAAACTATCCGCACATATGAATTTCCAAATTCAAATCCGGAATCAAAAATTCATTGGGGTTCGTTCGGATATAATTTAGGAAATACCAGATGGGATGAATCGGATTATATTCCGCCTGACCAACCTGATGCATTAGGTCAGATTTTTAATTATCCAAATCCCGTTACTACAGATCGGACAACAATCCGTGCAGAACTACCTTTGAATGTTGAGGAGATTGATTTGAAAATATTCGATATAGGAGGTGAACTTGTCAAAGAGCTGAGCAAGAAGGATTTCATAAGAAACGGTATTTATTGGGATTACACCTGGGACTTACAGAACGGCAAGAACGTTCCAGTTGCCAACGGTGTTTATTTATTCTTCATCGAAGCAAAGCTCAACGGAAATACATATAAGAAAAATCAAAAGATGGGGGTTGCAAGATGA
- a CDS encoding PorV/PorQ family protein — translation MKKHIRTLAIIIFIFIATSSFAQTGDGGEPGAFLKNGFSVRASAMGQSFVSIADDASAIFYNPGGLINIKGTQAVGMYSKLFSDVDGVNYGTFGLAHNFDFGIVGIGVAYLNVGDIPYVENESGPTGLTFSNNQTAVYLSYTKLFLENLNIGGNLKFINHSMANYSGTGFGLDLGLYSTVNEQLTVGLMFQDLIGPVVKLNKQEDKFRTKVKFGFVYKPIKGLMLAPEAVFESDKDEIFSIGGEYALFNDMLFLRSGFSTMYNSFSAGIGVKYMNAGIDYSFNTHKYLGNINKFGFNVSF, via the coding sequence ATGAAAAAGCATATAAGAACTCTCGCAATAATCATTTTTATTTTTATAGCAACTTCTTCTTTTGCTCAAACAGGCGACGGAGGTGAACCTGGAGCATTTTTGAAAAACGGATTCAGTGTTCGCGCATCCGCAATGGGACAGTCATTTGTATCTATTGCAGACGATGCATCTGCAATATTTTATAACCCGGGCGGTTTGATAAACATAAAAGGCACTCAAGCAGTCGGAATGTATTCAAAATTATTCAGCGATGTAGATGGTGTAAATTATGGAACGTTTGGATTAGCCCATAATTTTGATTTTGGCATTGTCGGAATTGGTGTTGCATATCTTAATGTTGGTGATATCCCTTATGTAGAGAATGAATCGGGTCCGACAGGGCTTACATTCTCTAACAACCAGACTGCGGTTTATCTTTCATATACAAAATTATTTCTTGAAAATCTTAATATCGGCGGTAATCTGAAGTTCATAAATCATTCAATGGCAAATTATTCCGGAACGGGATTTGGTTTGGATTTAGGATTATACTCTACCGTAAATGAACAGTTGACGGTTGGTTTAATGTTTCAGGATTTGATTGGTCCTGTCGTTAAATTGAACAAGCAGGAAGATAAATTCAGGACAAAAGTAAAATTCGGATTTGTTTATAAGCCGATTAAAGGCTTAATGCTTGCGCCGGAAGCTGTATTTGAAAGCGACAAGGATGAAATTTTTTCAATCGGCGGCGAATATGCTTTATTCAACGATATGCTTTTCTTAAGAAGCGGTTTCAGCACAATGTATAATTCATTTTCAGCAGGCATTGGTGTGAAATACATGAACGCTGGAATTGATTACAGCTTTAACACTCATAAATATTTAGGTAATATAAATAAGTTTGGGTTTAACGTAAGTTTTTAG
- a CDS encoding glycosyltransferase family A protein, whose product MDFTVPAWVKRCLFEYKGVDGLSKEFYKDISERFKKFHPENPDVSIVIPAWNEEDNLAGTLNSLSYIESPHKVEIIVVNNNSTDKTQELLDRCGVKSFFQPVQGISFTRQMGLEKAKGRIILCADSDTLYPPTWVDGFVETLANPEVTCAYGKYSFIPPPKTSRFTMAVYEMITNTLFALRRRRRNYLNVMGFNFGFRKSDGLKVGGFNLERTIWEDGWMAMKLGEIGKIQVIKSDKSKTWTLARRLIIDGGLRKSFIKRIKKESTRIGEYIFKKEIKY is encoded by the coding sequence ATGGATTTTACAGTTCCGGCATGGGTTAAGCGATGTTTGTTTGAGTATAAAGGCGTTGACGGATTATCAAAGGAATTTTATAAAGATATTTCCGAACGATTTAAAAAATTTCATCCGGAAAATCCTGATGTTTCAATTGTTATACCTGCATGGAACGAAGAAGATAATCTCGCGGGTACTCTAAATTCATTATCTTATATTGAGAGCCCGCATAAAGTTGAAATTATTGTTGTGAACAACAACTCAACCGACAAAACTCAGGAACTGCTCGACAGGTGCGGAGTAAAATCTTTTTTTCAGCCGGTTCAAGGTATTAGTTTCACCAGGCAGATGGGGCTTGAGAAAGCAAAAGGAAGAATTATTCTTTGCGCCGATTCGGATACATTATATCCGCCGACTTGGGTTGATGGTTTTGTAGAAACTCTTGCAAACCCGGAGGTAACTTGCGCTTATGGAAAATATTCTTTTATTCCGCCTCCCAAAACCTCACGGTTTACAATGGCGGTTTACGAAATGATTACAAATACATTATTTGCTCTGAGAAGACGCAGAAGAAATTATCTTAATGTTATGGGATTTAATTTCGGATTCAGAAAATCTGACGGATTGAAAGTCGGAGGATTCAATCTTGAAAGAACAATCTGGGAAGATGGATGGATGGCAATGAAGCTTGGGGAAATAGGAAAAATTCAAGTTATCAAATCGGATAAATCAAAAACATGGACGCTTGCAAGAAGATTAATCATAGATGGCGGTTTAAGAAAATCATTTATAAAAAGAATTAAAAAAGAAAGCACCAGAATAGGAGAATATATTTTCAAGAAAGAAATTAAGTATTAA
- a CDS encoding O-antigen ligase family protein — translation MKDFTVKIGTGYEDLSLYDKAKKWLHERIVLERLFNWFGILILLALTVLTSVAIGKTGFEVSVALTILIIGVPLAFASLFNLRVGVVIAIITSFFVLGVKRLAGDVQLGVLMDVLIVILFFGMFIKQIHEKDWSFADNPISKIILIWICYNLFQGGNPSSESTMAWLYTIRSAAGIMVFYFMLMYAINSKKFITILIYLWIGLVMLATIYGYIQEFVGLAPFEMRWVMETSERYALLYQAGKFKKFSFFSDPLVFGFTLAFTSMLCFVLATGPISRFKKVMYILMGIFMLYGMLFSSTRAAFILPVASLLFITIITLNKKLVIFGLGTIFIGIILLQIPSSNPELVRFQSAFSPADDPSYQVRVKNQAFIQPYIQTHPFGGGMGATGEWGKKFSPWSPLANFPPDSGYIRTAVEMGWVGLFLQLLMIFIVLYVGIKDYFRIRDKLLKSYALGMLTVIYCLALANFPQEAIGQYPISLLFFVAIAIVNKCRQFDEARQQKL, via the coding sequence ATGAAAGATTTTACAGTCAAAATAGGAACAGGTTACGAAGATTTATCTTTATATGATAAAGCTAAGAAATGGCTTCATGAGAGAATTGTACTTGAAAGATTATTTAACTGGTTCGGGATTTTAATTCTTCTTGCGCTGACTGTTCTTACGAGTGTTGCAATAGGCAAAACAGGATTTGAAGTTTCAGTCGCTCTCACAATTTTGATAATTGGTGTTCCTCTTGCGTTTGCATCGTTATTTAATTTGCGCGTCGGGGTTGTTATAGCAATAATTACATCTTTTTTTGTACTTGGAGTAAAACGTCTTGCAGGTGATGTTCAGCTTGGCGTTCTGATGGACGTTTTGATTGTGATTTTGTTTTTTGGAATGTTCATTAAACAGATACATGAAAAAGATTGGTCTTTCGCGGATAATCCAATCAGCAAAATAATTTTAATATGGATTTGCTATAATTTGTTTCAGGGAGGAAATCCGAGCTCCGAGTCCACAATGGCATGGCTATATACAATAAGAAGCGCGGCGGGAATTATGGTATTTTATTTTATGCTGATGTATGCAATCAATTCCAAAAAATTCATTACTATTCTTATTTATCTCTGGATTGGTTTAGTGATGCTTGCCACCATTTACGGCTATATTCAGGAATTTGTGGGGCTTGCGCCGTTCGAGATGAGATGGGTAATGGAAACCTCAGAGCGGTATGCGCTTTTATATCAGGCAGGAAAATTTAAAAAGTTTTCTTTTTTCAGTGACCCGCTTGTGTTCGGGTTTACACTTGCGTTCACGAGTATGCTTTGTTTTGTGCTTGCAACGGGACCTATTTCTCGATTTAAAAAAGTTATGTATATTTTGATGGGAATATTTATGCTATATGGTATGCTTTTTTCAAGCACACGCGCAGCGTTTATTCTTCCTGTTGCCTCTTTGTTGTTTATTACAATAATTACATTAAATAAAAAATTAGTGATATTTGGGTTAGGAACGATTTTCATTGGCATCATTCTACTGCAAATACCTTCAAGTAATCCTGAGCTTGTAAGATTTCAATCAGCTTTTAGTCCGGCTGATGACCCGTCATATCAGGTGCGAGTAAAAAACCAGGCATTCATTCAGCCGTATATACAGACTCATCCGTTCGGCGGAGGAATGGGTGCCACAGGTGAATGGGGCAAGAAATTTTCGCCATGGTCTCCGCTTGCAAATTTCCCTCCTGACAGCGGATATATAAGAACCGCTGTTGAAATGGGATGGGTGGGATTGTTTTTACAATTGTTGATGATCTTTATTGTGTTGTATGTCGGTATAAAAGATTATTTCAGAATCAGAGATAAGTTATTAAAGAGTTATGCTTTGGGGATGCTTACGGTCATATATTGTCTTGCCCTCGCGAATTTTCCGCAGGAAGCAATAGGGCAGTACCCAATAAGCTTACTTTTCTTTGTTGCTATAGCGATTGTAAATAAATGCCGTCAGTTTGATGAAGCAAGACAGCAAAAACTTTAA
- a CDS encoding glycosyltransferase family 2 protein — MTGSNVDVSIIIVSWNTKALLRNCLKSIYDEAKKYSFEIIVVDNDSPDKSADMVAEEFPEVILIANKTNNGFAPANNQGIEIAKGKNILLLNPDTIVIENAIDKMLDYIFANQHRGVGILTCKLLNDDLSLQKSVNSFFNLWRSFIENRFFADFLSKYSTKNAFMSFWDHNEEREIDWAYGAVLLYTREVADKVGMLDDKFWIYAEEMDFYMRVKKAGFKAVFLPDVEIIHYGKSSSRQRRAEMFIQNYKSFYLFLKKHYSLMTYYLYRLRTYVYMFLWIAKYSLMFLIHKLTGKSTEEDKNQLEVYTKTLKWHFSGASFIKVS; from the coding sequence ATGACAGGTTCGAATGTTGACGTTTCGATTATTATTGTAAGCTGGAATACGAAAGCTTTATTGCGAAATTGTCTGAAGTCGATTTATGATGAAGCAAAGAAATATTCTTTTGAGATAATCGTTGTTGATAATGATTCTCCTGATAAATCAGCTGACATGGTTGCGGAAGAATTTCCGGAAGTAATACTGATTGCAAATAAAACAAACAACGGCTTTGCTCCTGCAAATAACCAGGGAATTGAAATTGCAAAAGGAAAAAATATTTTATTGTTAAATCCTGATACGATTGTTATTGAAAACGCAATAGATAAAATGCTCGATTATATTTTTGCAAATCAACACAGAGGAGTTGGAATTTTAACATGCAAGCTGTTGAATGATGATTTATCACTTCAAAAATCCGTGAACAGTTTTTTTAATTTATGGCGTTCATTTATAGAGAACAGATTCTTTGCAGATTTTTTAAGTAAATACAGCACTAAGAATGCGTTTATGTCGTTCTGGGACCATAATGAAGAACGTGAAATTGATTGGGCATACGGAGCTGTTCTTTTATACACGCGTGAAGTTGCAGATAAAGTCGGGATGCTTGATGATAAATTCTGGATTTATGCAGAGGAGATGGATTTTTACATGAGAGTGAAGAAGGCAGGGTTTAAAGCAGTGTTCCTGCCTGATGTTGAGATTATTCATTATGGAAAATCAAGCTCGCGTCAAAGAAGAGCAGAAATGTTCATTCAGAATTATAAAAGTTTTTATTTGTTTCTGAAAAAACATTACTCATTGATGACTTATTACTTATATAGATTGAGAACTTATGTTTATATGTTTTTGTGGATAGCAAAATATTCGCTAATGTTTTTGATTCACAAGCTGACAGGTAAATCAACCGAAGAAGATAAAAATCAGCTTGAAGTTTATACTAAAACTTTAAAATGGCATTTTAGCGGTGCAAGTTTTATAAAAGTTTCATAA
- a CDS encoding acyltransferase: MKKLAHKMLIPKGQARPRLWVKWFVNPFKHKKGKGSKICSMTRVDVLPFNKFELGDYSTIEDFATVNNGVGDVIIGSRTRIGLGNVIIGPVKIGNNIMFAQNIVLSGLNHVYENPDVPILDQPVTTAEIVIEDDSWIGANSVIVAGVTVGKHSVVAGGSVVTKNVPPYSIVGGNPAKLLKQYNFETKQWEKVLTK; the protein is encoded by the coding sequence ATGAAAAAACTTGCTCACAAGATGCTTATTCCTAAGGGACAGGCGCGTCCCCGCTTATGGGTTAAATGGTTTGTAAATCCTTTTAAGCACAAAAAAGGGAAGGGCTCGAAGATTTGCAGTATGACTCGAGTCGATGTTTTGCCTTTTAATAAATTTGAATTGGGAGATTATTCAACTATAGAGGATTTCGCAACGGTGAATAATGGTGTCGGTGATGTGATAATAGGAAGCAGAACAAGAATCGGATTGGGGAATGTGATTATTGGTCCTGTGAAAATCGGAAATAACATTATGTTTGCGCAAAATATTGTGCTGTCCGGATTGAATCATGTTTATGAAAACCCGGATGTTCCAATACTCGACCAGCCGGTTACGACTGCTGAGATTGTTATCGAAGATGATTCATGGATTGGCGCAAACTCTGTTATTGTTGCGGGTGTAACAGTTGGGAAGCATTCGGTTGTTGCCGGCGGAAGCGTGGTAACAAAAAATGTCCCGCCATATTCTATTGTCGGCGGTAATCCAGCTAAACTATTGAAGCAGTATAATTTTGAAACCAAACAATGGGAAAAAGTTCTGACTAAATAA
- a CDS encoding glycosyltransferase family 2 protein — MKILKTDFSVPEWIKEHFIKFERIEKHNTEFYDFLRNKLKRFNSDNPEVSIVIPAWNEEKNLLRTLSSLSKLETNYETEIIVINNNSTDKTQYILDKLGVKSFFQPEQSISLTRQMGLEVSKGKYHLCADSDTIYPTTWVDELVDALKNPDVTCVYGEYSFVPHEGMTRRQLAAYEIFSNLLFKLRRKRRDFLNVMGFNFAFRKEDGLKVGGFNTGRKFWSDGWMAMQLAQIGQIKLLKTEKTKVWTVPRKMVKDGGIIRTIFKRLGREKTKITEYVFRKKVKHHHPIN; from the coding sequence ATGAAAATATTAAAAACGGATTTCAGTGTTCCTGAATGGATAAAGGAACACTTTATTAAGTTCGAACGTATTGAAAAACATAACACGGAATTTTATGATTTTTTGCGAAATAAATTAAAGCGGTTTAACTCTGATAATCCGGAAGTTTCAATTGTAATACCTGCTTGGAATGAAGAAAAAAATCTTTTAAGAACATTAAGTTCTCTATCAAAATTGGAAACAAATTATGAGACTGAAATTATAGTAATAAATAATAATTCAACTGACAAGACTCAATATATACTGGATAAGCTTGGAGTGAAATCATTTTTTCAGCCGGAGCAAAGCATAAGCCTGACAAGACAAATGGGTTTAGAAGTGTCAAAAGGCAAATATCATTTATGCGCTGACTCTGATACCATATATCCTACTACGTGGGTCGATGAATTAGTTGACGCTTTAAAAAACCCGGATGTAACTTGCGTATATGGTGAATATTCATTCGTTCCGCATGAAGGAATGACACGCAGACAATTGGCAGCGTATGAAATATTTTCAAATCTTCTATTTAAATTGCGGCGAAAGCGCAGGGATTTCTTGAATGTTATGGGATTTAATTTTGCTTTCAGAAAAGAAGACGGACTGAAAGTTGGTGGATTTAATACCGGAAGAAAATTCTGGTCTGACGGATGGATGGCAATGCAGCTCGCTCAAATAGGACAGATTAAATTATTAAAAACAGAAAAAACTAAAGTCTGGACAGTACCAAGAAAAATGGTGAAAGACGGAGGAATCATAAGAACAATTTTTAAACGGCTTGGAAGAGAAAAAACAAAGATTACAGAATATGTTTTTCGCAAGAAAGTAAAACACCATCATCCTATTAATTAA
- a CDS encoding UDP-glucuronic acid decarboxylase family protein, whose amino-acid sequence MPEQKRILITGAAGFLGSHLCDRFIKEGCNVIGMDNLLTGSMKNIEHLFPLESFQFYFHDVTKFVHVPGKLDYILHFASPASPIDYLKMPIQTLKVGSLGTHNLLGLAKEKKSRFLIASTSEVYGDPQVHPQNEEYWGNVNPIGPRGVYDEAKRFMEAITMAYHTFHNVDTRIVRIFNTYGPRMRLDDGRVLPTLIGQAIRGEDLTVFGDGKQTRSFCYVDDLIDGIYKLLMSDYPYPVNIGNPDEITINDFAEEIIKLTGTKQKIVHEALPQDDPKQRKPDITKAKKLLGWQPKVSRAEGLKITYQYFLNQVNSAK is encoded by the coding sequence ATGCCTGAACAAAAAAGAATTTTAATTACGGGCGCCGCAGGATTTCTTGGCTCTCATTTATGTGATAGATTTATTAAAGAAGGATGCAATGTAATTGGAATGGACAACCTGCTCACGGGTTCGATGAAAAACATTGAGCATTTATTCCCTCTCGAATCATTTCAGTTTTATTTTCATGACGTAACTAAATTCGTTCACGTTCCGGGAAAGCTCGATTACATACTTCATTTCGCATCTCCTGCAAGTCCGATTGATTATCTAAAGATGCCGATTCAAACTTTGAAAGTAGGTTCGCTTGGAACCCACAATCTTCTTGGACTTGCAAAAGAAAAAAAATCACGGTTTCTAATTGCATCGACTTCGGAAGTTTACGGTGACCCACAGGTTCATCCTCAGAATGAAGAATACTGGGGGAATGTAAACCCGATAGGTCCGCGCGGTGTTTATGATGAAGCAAAAAGGTTTATGGAAGCTATAACAATGGCATATCATACTTTTCACAACGTCGATACAAGAATCGTGAGAATATTTAATACTTATGGTCCGAGAATGCGTTTAGATGACGGCAGAGTTCTTCCGACTTTAATCGGGCAGGCAATAAGAGGCGAAGACCTTACGGTTTTTGGAGACGGGAAACAGACAAGGTCATTTTGTTACGTAGATGACCTCATCGATGGAATTTATAAATTGCTTATGAGTGATTACCCTTATCCCGTTAACATTGGCAATCCCGATGAAATTACAATAAATGATTTTGCTGAAGAAATCATTAAACTGACGGGCACAAAACAAAAAATTGTTCACGAAGCGCTTCCGCAGGATGACCCGAAGCAGAGAAAGCCGGATATTACCAAAGCCAAAAAGCTTTTAGGATGGCAGCCGAAAGTATCAAGGGCAGAAGGATTAAAAATTACTTATCAATATTTTTTAAATCAGGTTAACAGCGCCAAATAA